Proteins encoded by one window of Candidatus Neomarinimicrobiota bacterium:
- the nagB gene encoding glucosamine-6-phosphate deaminase → MLLLVRKDYEAISKEGAKIVAELVRRKPDCVLGFATGSTPLGMYRELIRMHREDGLDFSKVATFNLDEYVGLPPKHDQSYHYFMWENLFKHINVNPRYVYVPAGMADDVEAHCDWYEEQIEKFGGIDLQILGIGGNGHIAFNEPGSSLGSRTRIKTLTDKTRQDNARFFNSMDQVPKYAITMGIGTIMDARKLLLLASGKGKAQAIKNTIEGPISAMVPATIVQMHRHATILVDEEAASLLSGEWLIE, encoded by the coding sequence ATGCTTCTGCTAGTTAGAAAAGACTATGAGGCTATCAGCAAGGAGGGTGCCAAGATTGTAGCGGAGCTGGTACGCCGAAAGCCTGACTGTGTCCTGGGCTTTGCCACTGGCAGCACTCCCTTAGGCATGTACCGGGAACTGATCCGCATGCATCGGGAAGATGGACTGGATTTCTCCAAGGTAGCCACTTTCAATCTGGATGAGTATGTGGGACTTCCACCCAAGCATGATCAGAGCTACCACTACTTCATGTGGGAGAACCTGTTCAAGCACATCAATGTCAATCCCCGGTATGTGTATGTTCCCGCTGGTATGGCCGATGATGTGGAGGCACACTGCGATTGGTATGAGGAACAGATTGAGAAATTTGGGGGCATCGATCTGCAGATTCTGGGGATTGGCGGTAACGGACACATTGCCTTCAATGAGCCCGGGTCGTCCCTGGGCTCCCGGACCAGGATTAAGACCCTCACAGATAAGACCCGGCAAGACAATGCGCGTTTTTTTAACAGTATGGATCAGGTGCCCAAGTACGCCATCACCATGGGCATCGGCACCATCATGGATGCCAGGAAGCTGCTCCTGCTGGCTAGTGGTAAAGGCAAAGCCCAGGCCATCAAAAATACCATCGAGGGTCCGATCTCGGCCATGGTGCCGGCCACCATCGTCCAGATGCACCGTCATGCCACCATATTGGTCGACGAAGAGGCGGCCAGCCTGCTGTCTGGTGAATGGCTGATTGAATAG